The Capsicum annuum cultivar UCD-10X-F1 chromosome 1, UCD10Xv1.1, whole genome shotgun sequence sequence TCAATTTCCCTCTATTTTTGACCtaatttcctcttcttctttcttcattgTCTCCTCCATAGCTGATTTCTCTCTCAACTTTTCTCATCTCACTACCAAATTTATCTCATAATTTCTCTTAAATTAATTTTCTTCTCTCATTTTCGATGAGAATGTCAGAAAATTCCGTTAACATTGAGTTTTccgatttgtgttattgtttcgAATTTTGTCTATTAAGAACTTCAAGGACTCCATCAAATCCTGGTCGTAGATTTTTTGGATGTAAAGTTTCAAAGGTTTGTATCATTTTCacagattttaattttatatttttggtgatttttttattattgtacgGTTTTTGCATTTTAGGAAAATGATGGATATAGgtactttagatggattgatccaAAACCTTCAATTTCTGTGCATCAATATCCTGAGGTAGAATCGATCTTAACGATAAAGTGCAAAGATGGAGAAAATTCGTGTGTTCAATTGAAGCAAAAGCTCAAAGTCGTTGAACAAGAGAGGGACactttgtgtgagaaattgaaagatagtgAAGAGAAGTTGATTGCATTGAGGCAAACACTCAAAAAGGTTAAACTTAAAAGGGAATGTGCTAAGCTCAAATTGAATAGACTTGTTCTATTTCTTCTCATTGTTCTTACTGTAAAATGGTTCTTTAATATGGTGTAATGGTTAGTTTGTTGTAGTTGTTTGGTTAGTTCTATTCATAATGGATTTGTAAtggttagtttgtagtagtagtattagtttgttgtagttgtttggttagtttgtagtagtagtagtaggttgttgtagttgtttggttagtttgtagtagtagtagtagtagtttgttgtagttgtttggttatttgtagtagtagtagtttgtagtagtagtttgttgtagttgtttggttagtttgtagtagtagtagtttgtagtagttgtttGAATGAATTGACATGTTTTGTATGACAATTTCATTGTCAATTGGCTACTTTGTGTCTAGTTGGGCAGCTGCTTAAGTTAACCATATAGCCTATTTGTAACTACTGAAGGTATTGATAAAATTGAACTACATTAGAAGCAGCACATCATATTAAAATTGCTCAAGATAGAACTAAAAGTGAAAACAGCTTGATATTATATTAATACAGCTCAAAATTGAGCTAAAAACTACATACAGTAAATAAGGTGT is a genomic window containing:
- the LOC107858998 gene encoding uncharacterized protein LOC107858998 gives rise to the protein MSENSVNIEFSDLCYCFEFCLLRTSRTPSNPGRRFFGCKVSKENDGYRYFRWIDPKPSISVHQYPEVESILTIKCKDGENSCVQLKQKLKVVEQERDTLCEKLKDSEEKLIALRQTLKKVKLKRECAKLKLNRLVLFLLIVLTVKWFFNMV